AATACAAATAGTTTGAACTTCCCCCATGTCTTATATAATAGAAGACTCTCAAGCTGAGTGCATCTAAAATACATGACTGTATCGCGGCTGTCACTGCAAATGATGAGAAAATATCAGGCCAGATATTCCCCATGGTGCCGGTGCAATATCACAGCACCAGGGAGGGCACTTTAACCTGCAACCTGACCTGGCTTGAAGTAGAAACAGAGAAATAGCAACAGCTTCTACAGACAAAATGCAGCAAAGCGTTAAAGCATAACCAAAATACAGGCTGCGGTTTGAACTGAGCAGTTAGACTATTCTGCAcagtttctattatattctgtttctattatattatatttttattttatttactatgttatctgttttattgtgttgcactgttggaggagcctgtgacctaagattttcattgtcataactgCACTGTAGCTGTGCACACATaagccttgaaacttgaaacCTTGAACCACCAGACTTTGATTAGGATACATTTTGTCTGATTTTATTGTCTGCGTGCCTTTGTTGGTGAGCTCCAACTACCACTATAGCTGCAGCATTAACAGccccccaccaccacctccTCCTGCTCACTCCCACCCAGACTAACCAACACCGCGTATCCGTGCAGCGCGTAGCCGCCAATGACGCTCCGGGGCCGGCTGCATTACACACGCAGAACCGGTGATTCAGAGGCCGCCGGCGGGACGGTGCGGTGAACCGGAGCGACTTCTTTCCCACAATTGTAATGTCTATTCCCTCATGGGGACCACCGACCACCGCCGTGACCGCTGTTCAGGGGTCGGGACGGGGTTAAGGAAAGGAAGCACGACACTCATTTATCAGTCTGACACGGCATGGCGGCGTGACCGGAGCTAATTAAGACTAAAGACAAAGCAGTGCAGGCTGACTGGGATATGCATACAGGAAAATGCACTTGTGCCTTCCTTATCTTGAGTTAATTTACATTTCTCCCCACAACAGCTCTACTTTGCACAATTGTAATGGATATTTAATCCAATGTCAacatgtttttgtatatttCTGTAGTGAAATTGTACTCAAATTATTCAGTAGCCTATGTTCTGTGTAGcctatattgttttatttagattCTCTAGCAGTGTGTGTATTTTCCATTGTAATTGTGTATACGTTTGCTGTTAATGTTACTTTTCTTTGTATTTTATTGTATCTTAAATATGTTTAATTAATGTGTAATGCTTGACAACAGCATTTACCAATTTAGGATGAACAAAGTATCTTTCTATCTCATGACATCTCCACATTTACGTTTCTGTGTCACGTCTGCATCGCTTTTGGCCACAATGTTAGTAGTTATTATATGTTTTATGAATAAACTGCAACCTTAGGGCTGCTGCACTGCTATTTTTGACTTCTACTGTTGCAGTGTGGTTAACCAGCCACTACTTTCTGCACCCTTTACTTCCACTGTCTGCAACCCTGTGCAGCTTCACTGTACACAGAAACTTCCAGAATGATATGCATTCAACATAGTAAAGCTCCTGATATAGGGGCTAAAACACCATGTTCTGTTGGCTATACACTCATCTAATAAACACGTTGTAACGCTAATTAGTAGGCTTGCATGCTAAGCTAATAGAGGGAGCTAAACAGTCACACCTCTGTCCTGGAAGTGAGCAGCAAGCAGCAGCTTTGTTGACCCGTCAGAGGGACAATAAGGGAAGGGGGGCAAGTTTGTCTGTTTGACACCATCACCAGCTTTCATGTCTGCACAGCAAAACGCTTCTGGAGATTGGTATCACAATATATATAGCCTCCGGCCAGGGGACTCCATGTTTTTGCCTCGCCGTGAGCTTGTTAACCCTTCAGGGCGACCTTATTCTTACCTTGCTTATTTACATGCTTACATGTCTGGGAGCTGTCAAAGAAATGAGGATTTGGGGGACAAACAAGCAGCAACTTTTCCATGCAGAAGTGAGCTTGTGACGAAAGGCAGCGGTGACAAGTTTAGTTTTAAACTTTGTTGGGATGTGCTGGAGGTGAAGAGGAAGTGGAGTGGGAGAAAAtgagaataaaataaacaacattCAGCGTTGTGTGTCAAACTGGAGTTTCTATTTTCCTTTTTAAGCCTCGTTTCCCCCCCTGCCTCTCCAGTTGTAGCAGCAAATATGGCACCCATAACAACATATGGGTGCAATAACAAGGAGTGTAAAGCGGTTTAAGGTGTctcacttttattttttttaatctggACTATGTTTCAATTTTGTACGCGCGCCCCCGTGTCCTCCTCGCTGGTTCTCTCACTGTACCATATATTGGACCCGGAGAAGCAGATATGGGGAACCACAAACAGCGGACTTCTTCCATTGCCCTTTTCTGCCAAATGTCACTGCTTTGTAAGTGTGTTTTGTATTTGGTTTGCGCGCTCCCGAGCCAGTTTTCTTTACTGTACCTGGCGCGGCTGGTGTTGCAGTTTCCCTTGGCGCCGCCGGCGAGTTTATGTCGCTTGCGTCTGGGTCTCCTTCGTCGTCTTCTTCATCAAAATCTCCTCCCTCGGAATTAACCACCATGCCCTCGTCTTCCTCACAGGACCGGAGAGGAGAGGACATTATATCCCTGTCATTGGTTGCGTCCTCAAAAAAGCGTTTTCTTGCCCCCGAATGTGtgatatttatttaatattcaaATCGGCACAGGGAAAAAAAAAGTAGGGGGGCGTTTTGAAATATTTTACACCAGAGCAGAGCAACAAAGATGGCCGCCCctcttatatttattttttaacaaccCCCCCAATAAGAAAAAAATCCCCTTACATAAAAAATGGCTGACTATATTATTTCAGAACGCACCCCCTcctcctttctctctccctctctctttctccctctctctttctccctctgcGCGCCCCCTCCCTCCTTAAAAACGTACACATTGTTACAAGAGAAAGGGGTGTGTGGCTGCATGTAAGTTACATTGTTTCTTGTTTGTGTCTTTGCTGTTCCCCCCCTTCCCTCTTTCCTATTTTTCTCCAAGTCCGGATCAGTCACGAATCCGACACACTTGCCTGGTGTCACTGTCAAGATCACAAGCACCACTATGTCTCCCTGCATTGCAGAGCCCGACACTAATCTATCAAATATGGCCACCTTATATTCACCGGAGCCCCCACCGTTgtataacatttattttggagcaggggtgtgtgtgtgtgtgtgtgtgtgtgtgtgtgtgtgtgtgtgtgtgtgtgtgtgtgtgtgtgtgtgtgtgtgtgtgtgtgtgtgtgtgtgtgtgtgtgtgtgtgtgtgtgtgtgtgtgtgtgtgtgtgtgtgtgtgtgtgtgtgtgtgtgtgtgtgtgtgtgtgtgtgtgtgtgtgtgtgtgtgtgtgtgtgtgtgtgtgctggggaGGGATTGAGAGAGGGGGGTTGGGAAAATCTGCCGCAGCCATGCCCAGACTTACATCATATTGTATTGCTTAAAAATTAACTACTTGTGGTGGggatggaaacaattcacagtATGCAAACTGCAGCCCCCCCTTTTTCAAGCATCATAATAACCAGCTCATGTCCATTCTCCATGTCTGATACAGTGGTTTGAAAGCAACACGAGAGATTTAGTGAACTCTTACTGTAAAATGTGGAAGGCAGCATGCAGCTGGATGGCAGTAAGGCCATGGGAATCCCTAACCCCAGCCAGCCCTCAGCGGCTGCACGGGGCACTATTGTTTTGacaaaatacattttgattCGCCTTTCACATTTAAAACCTCACAACCGTAAATCGAGGTCATGCTGGAGAAAGTGTGCCAGATAAAATAGGGAAAAGGAACTGAATAGGCCTTCATTTCATTGTGTTTGACTCATTTAATGCAATTATTCTCCGGATAAACGACTGAATGTGCTTCCTTAATGCAGAAAAGGTCCTTTATTACTTATACGAGGCCTTAAATCACATGAATCACGTACATATCTCAGCACTTTAGGCCATTTTTTTGTTAATTCTTAGTTAATTCTTGACCTTGGATAACAAAAAATCCTaacaaaacatcaatttatgaGTAGCTTCAGATTCTGTAACAGCATTAAAAGCACACAAGGAGATTAGTCTGAAAAAGGTAGTAATGGGACCTTGGTTTAATAATGTTAATGTTGAATAGCCTTTTTTATTTAAGACAAtttgacatgtcacagtaggcaATAAAATATCAAATGAATAAATGACGGGTTGATTCCATTATGCTGCTTCAGTTTCAGGGTCATGATGATGTGCACACCTCTCACTGTCACACTGTCATGGGACACTTGTTCATGATATTGGTAACACCTGTGCTGTCAAGAAGCAGCAGCCAGGGATCCATTCAGTGTCTCCATAAAACAGAAAATCTTAAATTATTTATAATAATTCACACATTTAAAGTGAAACATCTACGGTCATTCAGAGGGTAATTTTCTGTCACTGCATACAAAGTATGGCTGTTATATTATGTTATTAAAAATGTAGAATCCTTTGCAACTatattaaagtattttttaacgTATAACTTACAATACATGTGTAGGCCTACTACATAGCATGTTCATAATGTTACTCTATAAATCAATTATCAGGTCATTAGACGCAGCTGGCCGTACTTAACGAGTGACTAAACGTGCCTTAACttaattaaaaatgtaactTCTGTTctgtgtttaaatgttttacatATTTATGCACTTTTAATGCTTTTGCAAGCTGGCACTATACTTTAGTGTTgaataaaacatgaatgaaaCCCTTAAATGAAACCATTCAACACCCAAATAACGCTTAAAATAACTCAACTGCTAAATGTGTACCCATAATTAAAATAtgcaaatgtgttttaatatcaGGAGTGAGAGTGTCATTACATTtctacttttaattttttttaaataggttttctGCATTTCCAGCATAATACAGAAACTAAATCCACCACAATAATGTGTAAAGcgtcgttttttgtttttaaatcctccGAATTCGGTTTGTATGTAACTGTCTTGCATTTCACACCAAAAACTGGATATCATGTAAACAAGCATTTTAATGACTCTCGTCTGCTGAGCACACTTCCCTGTCTGCAACAGGTGGCTGAACCGCTCCCACAGATGACAAGGGAGGAATTTGTTAGAGTCTCATCCAAGTGCTACATCTGCCAAGTGAGACACGGAGCAATGCAAGACATCACATTGGGTGACTGGTGATATGTGTGCATTTCTGTGGGGATGTGATGTGTACTTGTAGCCCTGACtttgcattaaaaaaaagaGAACAAATCCCCAAGACTCTCTCATATGCTGCAGGCCCTGACACACTGCACTACTGTGCTGTGGCCACCCCGCCACCCCTCCCCATGTCCGTTTGGCAGGGAGACGTGTCGAGGATGAGAGGGGAAAGCGCCTCCCCTGGGAGCGGCGCTGTAGCTAACCCAGATTTTATGCAGTGTGACACACAGGCTCCTGAGCTCCATTCAGAGCTGAGCTGTGAACTGAGGCGACCCGGAGAGCAGATAATGCTTTGATAACGGGCTGGCAGCGGGGGCTGGGGAGGGAAGAAGATGGCTTTACATATCCCAAGGTAGAGCTTTAAGTGAAAGTATGGTCTATTCTCTTTGGGTTTAGTCTTGGATGAGCACTTCATAAATTATAATGACGACTTATTTTGCCCAATGAGATTAGTCTGAGCGAGGGTGGCAAAAGTAGTGGGGAAAGAAGCCTATAGTGAACTTCTCTCAATTAGCATATTCATCTTTGATTAATAGCCCAACATTCGGTAATGTGAGGTTACAGTGAACTTGACCTCCGGCCCCAAATTATAATCAGTTCATTTATCAAAACCGTGAGGATGTTTTAATCTGAAGAAATGACCTGCGGCATTCCTGAGAAATAATGCCAAGAAGGATTGGTACGGATTGGAGGTCAATGTGTCCTTGACCCTCAACATCTAATCAGTTAATCTtctctattttttatttaacctttatttaaccagataaaagcattgagatagaatctcatttgcaatgctgacctggccaagaaggcagcaacgttacacataacacaaacatataaaatacagagaacataactaagaaaacaaaagacgaaaaagcagtcactacattttgcacattaggacagtaagaaaggtgcactacttattactgcaagagcagctggtggtaaggacctcagacaacttcaatctaaaacatgctattgagacaagtgccctcagtttgaggcgtgattgaaggtcattccaagaccaaggaccataatgaaaaatactcctttttccagcctcagtccgcacggcaacctggacccgtatccaggcgctggatctgaggttgtaagagttacaaactggagcaaatctggcacatatgtacagtggaagctttcctaaaatggctttatacattgataaaaaccaatgctgcatcctacgcatactaagtgaggaccatcccGTTAGGCTATACAGTGTGCACtgatgagtcctatagggtgcatctgatatataacgcagtgcagcatggtagagtgggtcaagtttggccaaaacagtgggacaggcaaatctataaatggtatcaccgtagtccagctgggacaggaataagccagagaccaaccttttacgggatgaagttgaaaaacaacatttaagtctgtAAAGGAAGCCAAGCGTGAATTTCTTAGTTAGAACTTCAATATGGTGTTTGAAGTTGAGATTACTGTCCGACCAaaagcccagatatttgtaggtatcgacaaactcaacagagacgccatcaagggtgtcaatggagaggcaagaggacgctgacttgggagcaaaaagcattgctttggttttcttactgttcaaaagcagtttggaatcaagaagcgcatgctgcagcgtgatacaatcagattttaaattggaaacggccatatccagagaaggagcacatgagtatacactagtgtcatcagcatacatatgataggtagaaaattgcatctgattacaaatattgtttacatataatGGGATGGGATGGACAGATGTACGAGGAGATATGTCTCAAGATAAGGGTTGTGAAAGTATTCTCAGGAAACTAAAACATTCTGCTTCACAATAATCTTTGTTTGAACTGGTCATTAAAAGCAGACCTCGGACAATTGATGACAAGTACAGATTGCTTCGTGTCAATGGGTCATGAGCTAAAGATTTTTAAACCACTGTCAATGTTGGATGATTACTGTGTGTCATGTAGCTTTTCACACAGTGAGTCATTGGATCCCCGTTGGTCAGAGCCTGTATAGGGAAACAATGTGTCATAAATACATGGGTGAATCAGGAGTTAAGCCAACACATATTCATTGATTGATTATTTTTGTCCTATTGATAAGAATGTGTGTATACGATAATGGCTTGTATCTGCATACACATTTCCTCAGGAGAAACACGGGATTTATTTGGATTTGCTCTTCATCCAGAAACAGTTATATTTGAAATCATTATGTTTAGTCACGCAAAGAAAAATAACAGCTCCACATTTTACAGACCATAACATATTGTTTTATTTGAATGGTTTTATCATTGAAAGGTATGTCTTTAAAATCAAACCAGGTGTGTGTTCTCAATGTAATTTGACTTGCTTAATTCTAGACCATTATCATTGTACTTCACACCCATTGTGTGTGTTGTAATCCAAGCTTCAAGCTTTAAAATTAGGTTTGTAGTTACTTAATAAACTAGCTGACTTGAATAAAACAAGTAATACAAAAAGGCTAGGCCATTTTTAAACCAACAGTTTAAAGTTGAATAGAAACAGACACACTTTCAGTCACAGACAAATACCTACTACATGACATATAATTGGCTCAAATGTGACCAAATAGCCAACAGTCTTGCTTCAAAATACTATGATCTCCCAGTAATTACAGCAGGCTTGGCGTCACTTCCAAACGTTAGTTCAAAAGGAGACAAATTGGTCTAATTATAGCTAACGATCAGGTGTGGAAATGTATCAACTTTAGCAATGAATTCTTACATTTAGAGCTCCTTTCCGTTGTTTGTTGCCTCTTCTTCCAACTTTAATAAACTACGGATGTAATGGCTCACTTGATTTTACATTTGAATGCTAAACCGGAATGTTTTATAATGTTTTACTCCATCACTAGTTTGATGGTGACGTACCCTTTAAGAAGAAAACACCGGATATTCAGCTTCCGGTTTGGCTGGTCCGTCAGAGAAATCACTCCGTAAACAAAGAAGAAGAGATTATGGCAACAATGATTGAGGAAAACGGTCCTTCGACTCATGTATGTGTTTTTTCATTTAGTATTTGACATGATTGTTCACGCTGTTTGACGTGTCGAAGAGAACACTATTTTCTTTACACACATTGAATGGTAATCAAGGCTTCAGTTGCAGCTAAAGTTAGCCGGTAGCTAACGAATAAACTAGCTGTCAGCTGTTAAAACGATGTAACATTAGCCTATAGCAGATTATATTTAGATACATAACACTACATTTAGCATATAGTATCTATCTAACATGCCAAAGCCGTTATGCAGTTCCCTGAATGCATTTACTAGTAAACGATTAACTGCAAACACCACATTAGATTTTTACAAGTTGACATAAcaataaaacatgtttgtttAACAGCTAACTAATACAAGAATACGCAGATTATTCCACCATTAGATCCAGTGTTAGTTAAGTCTCTTACCTTTCCCCTCTCACCCAGGAGCAGTATCAGGTGTCCCCTTCGTACCAGGCCCGGCAGAAACTAGAGGGGCTTCTGAACAAGAACATGAAGATCCGGATGACGGACGGCCGGACTCTGGTCGGGCTCTTCCTCTGCACGGACCGAGACTGCAACGTGATCCTCGGATCTgctcaggagttcctcaaatcCTCAGGTAGGTGAACTGAACACTGATCAACACATTAACAAACCCAATCCGTTCTGCAGGAAACACTGACATCGGGGTGTCATCCTCAACCTGATTCATGTTGATCAAGCAGCATGAAGTGCCCTTTAATAAAAGAAAATTATGGAGCACTTATCAAAACAAAGAGCTTCGCGAAGAgaaacatgacataaaaaatgccaaaatgtataatctaaggGACATTTTAAAATTACTTCATTATGGATGTCCAAATAAAGAAAGTTTAATGGAAATATTTGTGTGGTACTTTTTTTCCTCCCACAATCCTTTTGAAATTAAGCTCGATTCACAAAACAGATCTTTAAAATACGATATTGTGAATTTTCTAACTAAAGTTTACTCAACATGTTTCGTTTTGATGCAAACTAGTTGATGTTTACTTGATTTCCTTATTTTGTTGTCTTCAGACACGTTCTCCCAAGGCGAGCCCCGGGTCCTGGGCCTGGCCATGATCCCCGGTCACCATGTGGTCTCCATCGAGGTGGAGGCAGACAGTTTGGAAGATGTACCAGGATTTGGAGCGAGCCATTGATGAAACGCTTTCCTGTTTGGATGTGACTGTCTCTCTGAGAGCCAGCAAAAGGAGAATGGACTTCTTTTGTATGAGGATTTTATCCCTTCACCTTTACTGATGCAGAACTCCTGTGTCCATACTCTGGATTTAGCCGTTTCTGCTATGCTCGCAGCAATGGCTGTAAaatcctgtgtgtgtgagtgagagtagGTGTTGGCAAACAGCAGCTACTTGGGTGTGTGTGGATGTTTTAAAATACATGGCTGTATGTGTTAAATTGTTTTCCACATAGAAAGTTTGTTGGTCGCTACATTTTTTAAAAGGGGTTGGAGTTAGAAATACATGAAGTAACATGAATTGTGGTTATGTAAGTGCAATAATAAAATAAGAATGcttggaataaaaaaaaaactatgaaTCTGAATCACTTTTACCCGAAGGCGTCAGCACATGATGTAAAAGGAGGGCATGTTTTAACACTAAATAATAATGCTGCATTGAAATGTAACTTATTTCAGTGGTTATTACAAAATGCAGGGAATTAGGATTTGAAATGTAATATAAGCATTATGCAGCCAACTGTATGACGTTAGGTCAAATATCTGAGGACGAACATCCATCCTACATCCCGAACAAACCACTAGTAGCAGCAGGGGGCGCTGTTCTGTAGCGGTCATTACAATACATCATGACATCAGGACAAACTTGGATTGTTTCAATATTTTAATAGCTTGAGCATGTCAGCTGATTCAGTTTGGCAAGAGTCAAATGTATGCCACTTACCGCAAAACCCCTAAAAAGAAATCCCAGAAACAAAAAACTTCCCACTCAGTCGTTTTAAATGCATTCAGTTCACACAGACTAGCAGGAGACATGAGAGCCGTTACAGTCGCTGTATCTTCAAGCCGCTATTgtcaaaataacaataaaagaaagtcaccttAGTATATGGGTTGAAGCACTCTTGATTTTATCTGTAACGTAATGGTTAAGTTTGCAAATCGTGTCGCAGTGCATCCTGTTAGACAAATTATCTAAACATACTGGTTATGATAACATTTAAAGTGTGCATTTTTCTGTATTATCTTTTTGTAAATGAGGCTCTCGGATATTGTAAGGAGTCTATTAAAGGCTTCAAAGAAGTCCTGCAGTGACACATCAGGAGTGGAGGAGGAGTGGTTTTCAAACAAAGTGCAAAAGAGGTGCTTGGAAATGAGTGATAAAGGAACGAGCAAAATACTACAACTCTCGTCTTAGTTGCTGCGTTTTTATCCAGAATATTGAATATTTTCCCATTTGAACAAGTGAATATGCGGGTTTTAGAAGA
This genomic stretch from Pseudochaenichthys georgianus chromosome 18, fPseGeo1.2, whole genome shotgun sequence harbors:
- the naa38 gene encoding N-alpha-acetyltransferase 38, NatC auxiliary subunit isoform X1 is translated as MATMIEENGPSTHEQYQVSPSYQARQKLEGLLNKNMKIRMTDGRTLVGLFLCTDRDCNVILGSAQEFLKSSDTFSQGEPRVLGLAMIPGHHVVSIEVEADSLEDVPGFGASH
- the naa38 gene encoding N-alpha-acetyltransferase 38, NatC auxiliary subunit isoform X3, which encodes MATMIEENGPSTHYQVSPSYQARQKLEGLLNKNMKIRMTDGRTLVGLFLCTDRDCNVILGSAQEFLKSSDTFSQGEPRVLGLAMIPGHHVVSIEVEADSLEDVPGFGASH
- the naa38 gene encoding N-alpha-acetyltransferase 38, NatC auxiliary subunit isoform X2; this translates as MATMIEENGPSTHQYQVSPSYQARQKLEGLLNKNMKIRMTDGRTLVGLFLCTDRDCNVILGSAQEFLKSSDTFSQGEPRVLGLAMIPGHHVVSIEVEADSLEDVPGFGASH